cagaatacctctcttcgcttcatgttctcctgatacctgggccaaaatctggcaaaaattttcagaatgcacaaaattgggcttcgtaacaggataacatgatgtcgaaagaggtggcactaagtaacgtcttcggagagagaatcgaggatgctttcgatgctgaaattcagaatacctcttttcgcttcatgttctcctgatatattggccaaaatctgaggaaaattttcagaatgcacaaaattgggcttcgtaacaggataacatgatgtcaaaagaggtggcactaagtaacgtcttcggagagagaatcgaggatgctttcgatgctgaaattcagaatacctcttttcgcttcatgttctcctgatatattggccaaaatctgaggaaaattttcagaatgcacaaaattgggcttcgtaacaggataacatgatgtcgaaagaggtggcactaagtaacgtcttcggagagagaatcgaggatgccttcgaagctgaaattcagaatacctcttttcgcttcatgttctcctgatacctgggccaaaatctggcaaaaattttcagaatgcacaaaattgggcttcgtaacaggataacatgatgtcaaaagaggtggcactaagtaacgtcttcggagagagaatcgaggatgctttcgatgctgaaattcagaatacctcttttcgcttcatgttctcctgatatattggccaaaatctgaggaaaattttcagaatgcacaaaattgggcttcgtaacaggataacatgatgtcgaaagaggtggcactaagtaacgtcttcggagagagaatcgaggatgccttcgaagctgaaattcagaatacctcttttcgcttcatgttctcctgatacctgggccaaaatctggcaaaaattttcagaatgcacaaaattgggcttcgtaacaggataacatgatgtcgaaagaggtggcactaagtaacgtcttcggagagagaatcgaggatgccttcgaagctgaaattcagaatacctctcttcgcttcatgttctcctgatacctgggccaaaatctggcaaaaattttcagaatgcacaaaattgggcttcgtaacaggagaacatgatgtcgaaagaggtggcactaagtaacgtcttcggagagagaatcgaggatgccttcgaagctgaaattcagaatacctctcttcgcttcatgttctcctgatacctgggccaaaatctggcaaaaattttcagaatgcacaaaattgggcttcgtaacaggataacatgatgtcaaaagaggtggcactaagtaacgtcttcggagagagaatcgaggatgccttcgaagctgaaattcagaatacctctcttcgcttcatgttctcctgatacctgggccaaaatctggcaaaaattttcagaatgcacaaaattgggcttcgtaacaggataacatgatgtcgaaagaggtggcactaagtaacgtcttcggagagagaatcgaggatgctttcgatgctgaaattcagaatacctcttttcgcttcatgttctcctgatatattggccaaaatctgaggaaaattttcagaatgcacaaaattgggcttcgtaacaggataacatgatgtcgaaagaggtggcactaagtaacgtcttcggagagagaatcgaggatgccttcgaagctgaaattcagaatacctcttttcgcttcatgttctcctgatacctgagccaaaatctggcaaaaattttcagaatgcacaaaattgggctatgtactaggagaacatgatgtcgaaagaggtagcactaagtaacgtctccggagagcaaattaaagagcgagaagtggcgcagatgtttcgagacagtgactgtttaacgaagagacgcagaattttcgaacgcctcttgaaaggcctgcgcctcttatttgcaactttaaggcgatgcctttgaagctgaaatagccactaaacatttgttctcatatagcatatatttaggttatattttctgtcacgtgacgtgtctacccccttaaatatatgcatatatttaagagaaagtttcataaaaatgaaagttgtaaaaattgtacggaaaaatttaaagtaaaatagGTGTATGTTTTCACTCTCAGAAAATGAGAATTGCAAAAGAACTATGcaaaaatacgacaaaatattactttatTTTGTAAAACCTATCATTTgcaatactttttttatgaaagcTATTAAAGTTTCGATGGTTTGTTGCATTTCTTGATGTTTCAACCCACTGTGCGGCGATCGGTCATTCACGGGACTTTCACTATGCCGCCGAAGAAATACGAAAGTATGAAGTAGCGTTACCTTGACTGGGTTTCATTGTAGAAGTAGCTGCCTTACATTGCACGGGTTAGAATACCAGTTAAATATTTGGTATGCAATTAGAAAAATGTCTTAAGTGCTATTCTATAATACGGAAAGATGTGGTGGCTTATTTTACTTAGTTCCAGTAAGTTGAATTGCGtacagaaaacatttttttcagtgCTGCACGAACATTTGACAATCacctataaaaattataatatttataaaaaaagtttatctGCCGCTTTATGTATGCAAACATTCATCTGAAtgttaatttataaacaaatatattttagcTCATGCTTTCACATATTATTGCCAAGTGTGGTGTTATTATAGCTATTATTTATATTccgaaattttttatataaacaaaattgtgTAAAATCAGCTGTTCAAAATGTGttgcataaaatatatttttacatattcATACCGATTTTGTATTTCAGTTTTATAATATCATTATAGATATATCAATCCTACAATATGGTACTTTAGATTACACTGTTCTTTTTTATAATGATATATGGATGTGTATATTTACTCCTTTGCAGTTGTTGTTGGACATTCATTACGTTTAGCAGTATATATTTCTTCTGGCGGACTTCATGGAGAAATTCGATTTGAAAAAGCCAGCGAAACCTCTGTGAGGATTCGATTTTCACTTCAAGCTACACTTCAATATCCAGATCAACAATGGTTTTGGTCGGTTACTCAATTTCCAGTTGATTACAGAATTGTAGACAATAGATGCGACAAACAATACCTTGGAGAAAGGTACCTAGCGTCCATGTTTTTAataatgattaattttaaataatttagaattattcaaACTACTTCGATATTATTTTAAACTGCATAGTATTATTGATTTAACGGAACTTGTTGGACCACTCGATATGCCTGGAAATGAAACAGGATCTGCAGAAATTTTGGGCATAAGTTTAACAGGAGAATTGGGTTTATGGGGTAAAGGTTTGATGCTTAAGGATACATATTCGGATAGGACCATTTGTGCATCCATCACGGTAATTTTTGATATACACAAAATGAACCGTCTTCTCCGAGAGTGCTATCTAAAAACTAAACATTGTTAATTCTATCAAATATGATATTATTCTCGTTATATTAAtcatttttctagttttttaTAGCTcttaatacctaaataaaatttacataaaaCTTTTTAggtgcttgaaaaaaatatagaaaaatttgcagaagCACGGTTTTATGGGCCTATAGCAGGAACTATTTGGTTTCGATGGCTAGGTGGTCATGCTGGTGACGACACTAGTGATACAATAATATATGTTGATTTATATCatgttaaaaaacaaaaattgcaaagTGTAGACTACACGGAACACTATTGGAAAATTTATGTAACTGATATTTTTGATATCAGTAAAGGTTCAGTTCTTTACAAAATATATTTGCTTTATAACTCTATAGCAATTTAATGTTAGGAAATTTAatctttatttaatatttataatttagaCAAATCGAGTTGCAACATTCTACAAACTGTCTTTGATCCTGATAATGGTGGCAATGGAAAAGGTATTGGTGATGTTGATATGCGTTTAGGTAAAATCAAAGTGGCTACGAATTACCAGAGAAGGTATAAAACCTTATACAGAGATTCAGAATTATCTCTACTACCTGCAGATTTACTTGGTCCTCATCGCTTGTTATATTTAGTGATATTCCATCCAACACATGATGATTCCTTTTTAGTATGTACCAAGATTATTCACCGAAAACCCATTATTGCCAAGTAAGATTTCATAAGAACTATCTTAgtcatttattttcttaatctgtataaactcactacaattaaaatttttaaaaaattataccgacttcaaaattgttaagaaagtaataggaaaaattattttgttatgCTTTTCTTAGCTATTTTGAAGTTGATTTTATTTttgctaaaattttatttgcttttcGATTATTTAGAAGTGTAATTAATTCTCACGGCATAAAAGGAGAGATCACATTGACTCAAGTGATTCCATTTGATCCAACATGGGTTAATATATCCTTAGTACCTGTCAATAACTTGGAAACAAGGTTGCGCTACTCTACTAAAATAAAGTCATATAGAATTCACGAGTTACCTTCAGAACCAATACagattttaagtaaaattgatGATATATGTAAAACAACGAGCGGAATATATAATCCAAGTAATATTGATATTATAACTACACCACCAGCAGGTAAACAGTTGATTGAATTagtactttttcatttattttgtacAGGTAAagaataaaacatttaaataactttatttaTCAGGATTGGGAACACAAGATCAGTATGCTATTGGCGATCTTTCCGGAAAACTTCAAGGTCGCAAGGAAGGGTCGTATCATAATGATATTCTAGCAGGAAGTGCCAAACTTAGTGGAATTTATTGGGACACATATCTTCCACTTTCAGGAATTCATAGTGTGGTTCATCGAAGTCTTGTTCTTcacaagtaataataataagttcaacaagttttgtttcatttttcattaaCAGGGTCATAAAAATAGTaatcttatatatataatcCTTATATTAATGTAATCCATATTTACTCCTTATTCATATTCCATAGGTACAACGAAACTGATAATATGAGTGCCATTCCATGGATTTGTGGTACTTTGACGCTTTATTTACCGGACAATACTGGACAAATGCCAATGTTAACTGCGCAAGTAGTGTACAGATATCCTATTGTTGGACGAATAATTTTCCGCCAACCAAAGAACGACCCTCAATTGGATACTACTATTATAATTGAAAACTTAATTCATGCAGATGGTAATGCTTTAAACAATTCGGCAGATCATAGGTATAGTGTCGAGTACatttattcaaaataatttttttttttaaattctatacAACAATCATAAACTTTATCATAAATGTTTAGATGGATGATTCATGACAATCCACCAGGAACAGATTATTATAACTGGACAGGTAGATGTTTGAGTGCTGGGGAACCCCACAACCCTTATAAAGTacagtaattaataaaataaaactactTAAGTGTAAACTACTAATATTTGGCTTCTGATATTctacatttaaatttattaggtAGAATGGAATTCAGATTATTCTGAACATTGTTCAATAACTGAAATAACATTATGCCGTGTAGGTGATCTAACAAGACATGGTAGAATTAATATAGCTGGCAGAAAACTATATGGCTCTCTTTTAACTCGAAAACTCTTTACGGATACAGTATTATCTTTATCTGGACCTAATAGTATATTAGGAAAAAGTCTAGTTATATATGATGACAATGGACCACGCGCAAGAGGAGAACGATTAGCATGCtctatgtaattttaatagaaaatatgcgttttagtaaaaaaattatatttatgaaATAATTATACTGATAGCATTAACATAAATCGGATATTCATATTTACATTTAGAATTAATGGAGAATATCGTCGCAAAGCTGTAGCAAAA
This portion of the Andrena cerasifolii isolate SP2316 chromosome 9, iyAndCera1_principal, whole genome shotgun sequence genome encodes:
- the Rsod gene encoding uncharacterized protein Rsod, which codes for MWWLILLSSIVVGHSLRLAVYISSGGLHGEIRFEKASETSVRIRFSLQATLQYPDQQWFWSVTQFPVDYRIVDNRCDKQYLGESIIDLTELVGPLDMPGNETGSAEILGISLTGELGLWGKGLMLKDTYSDRTICASITVLEKNIEKFAEARFYGPIAGTIWFRWLGGHAGDDTSDTIIYVDLYHVKKQKLQSVDYTEHYWKIYVTDIFDISKDKSSCNILQTVFDPDNGGNGKGIGDVDMRLGKIKVATNYQRRYKTLYRDSELSLLPADLLGPHRLLYLVIFHPTHDDSFLVCTKIIHRKPIIAKSVINSHGIKGEITLTQVIPFDPTWVNISLVPVNNLETRLRYSTKIKSYRIHELPSEPIQILSKIDDICKTTSGIYNPSNIDIITTPPAGLGTQDQYAIGDLSGKLQGRKEGSYHNDILAGSAKLSGIYWDTYLPLSGIHSVVHRSLVLHKYNETDNMSAIPWICGTLTLYLPDNTGQMPMLTAQVVYRYPIVGRIIFRQPKNDPQLDTTIIIENLIHADGNALNNSADHRWMIHDNPPGTDYYNWTGRCLSAGEPHNPYKVEWNSDYSEHCSITEITLCRVGDLTRHGRINIAGRKLYGSLLTRKLFTDTVLSLSGPNSILGKSLVIYDDNGPRARGERLACSIINGEYRRKAVAKDWFGNGEIISLRGKLEFMQQTEYDVTNIEINLDGLSGKMSGYHVHMTSVEHDLEFPCESTSLYGHWNPWNINISGIPHSGEGTTDQYEMGDISGKFGTLENKKRFTSTFNDTMLPLFGLKSILGRSIVIHKREKNLRWACSTIERGYAPSEATELRAIASFHHPQGFAYGYIRMTQLVHQDGSQSETLIEVKLRHPGKHNRNVTKNHNWAIYVNPVGVDAAVQVKDTRCVAGGYMWNPYFTQLADPLNDDLYKQECGSDLPLRCYVGDVSGRIGPINIGLERQIFTDSNFPLDGRISAMGKSIIIFDKDFGRNRFACANIEPDTDIVKYANIRKPPRFVMAQFLEDVRKVMGIPEWMLSIDNRKTRILHNGACIQFLLHFKGPIANNLELDFNKLISTGRLDTPSLYIPGYVPIKRKVTLGYRQCGSQDPNDKNFNLILQNTSPHILLPQIVLIITSFSISYII